The Gammaproteobacteria bacterium genome contains a region encoding:
- a CDS encoding CBS domain-containing protein: protein MIEGVLEVSRREVHEVMVQRSSMVVLRLDDSREKLLSTIISSGHSRFPVIGENRDEVVGSLLAKDVLRALTDSPDDKLEIRPLLRPVTLIPETKRLDALLDEFLRGRNHLAVVVDEYGGTAGLLTIEDVLEQIVGEIGDEHDPEQAPELVRQDDGRILVSAKMRIEDFDEEIGSELDTGEFDTVGGLVIHRLGRLPRRGDSVEAGGWRFEVVSADRRRVKRLRVSST from the coding sequence ATGATTGAAGGCGTGCTGGAGGTCTCCCGGCGCGAAGTCCACGAAGTGATGGTGCAGCGCTCCAGTATGGTGGTCCTGCGCCTGGACGACAGCCGCGAGAAGCTCCTGTCCACGATCATCAGTTCCGGCCACTCGCGTTTCCCGGTCATCGGTGAGAACCGCGACGAGGTCGTCGGAAGTCTGCTGGCCAAGGACGTGCTGCGGGCCCTCACGGATTCGCCGGACGACAAGCTGGAGATCAGGCCATTGCTAAGGCCCGTCACGCTGATTCCCGAAACCAAGCGTCTCGACGCCCTGCTCGACGAATTTCTCCGCGGCCGCAATCATCTCGCCGTGGTCGTGGACGAGTACGGTGGCACCGCCGGGCTGTTGACGATTGAAGACGTCCTGGAGCAGATCGTGGGCGAAATCGGCGACGAGCATGATCCCGAGCAGGCGCCGGAACTGGTGCGGCAGGACGACGGCAGGATCCTGGTCAGCGCCAAGATGCGCATCGAGGACTTCGACGAGGAAATTGGTTCAGAGCTGGATACCGGCGAATTCGACACGGTGGGCGGGCTGGTCATTCATCGCCTGGGCCGATTGCCCAGGCGTGGCGACTCCGTGGAAGCCGGAGGATGGCGGTTCGAGGTCGTTTCGGCCGACCGGCGGCGAGTAAAACGGCTCCGCGTCAGCAGCACCTAG
- a CDS encoding nucleoside-binding protein: MRAPASATAIALLVACAPSSQGFEWSDTELHLQYGQLDVPSFAGGGRAKHLITTGQHAHGWKYGDNFVFMDMLDSRESGFQDFDLYGEWYSNFSLSKIAGRKIGAGPVADIGLVLGINWADDANVVKYLPGIRLSLDLHGFAFANLDITGYIDDSRGVASGGAPKESDSFMVDLSFARPFTLGGQNFSLEGHIEYIGGRRNRFGDNVDGWLLAQPQLRWRVTERLWMGIEYQYWMNKLGDGETDENTVLALLVWQF, translated from the coding sequence ATGCGGGCGCCTGCGAGCGCAACGGCAATTGCGCTGCTGGTTGCATGCGCTCCTTCAAGTCAGGGGTTCGAATGGAGCGATACCGAACTGCACCTGCAGTACGGGCAGCTCGACGTTCCCTCGTTCGCCGGCGGCGGCAGGGCGAAACACCTGATCACCACCGGCCAGCACGCGCACGGCTGGAAATACGGCGACAACTTCGTCTTCATGGACATGCTGGATTCGCGGGAGTCCGGCTTCCAGGATTTCGACTTGTACGGCGAGTGGTACTCCAATTTCAGCCTGTCGAAGATTGCCGGCAGGAAAATCGGCGCAGGGCCGGTCGCGGACATCGGGCTGGTCCTCGGAATCAACTGGGCCGATGACGCCAACGTCGTCAAGTACCTTCCGGGAATCCGTTTGTCGCTGGACCTGCACGGATTCGCTTTCGCCAACCTGGATATCACCGGGTACATAGACGACAGCAGGGGCGTCGCATCGGGCGGAGCGCCGAAGGAAAGCGATTCGTTCATGGTGGACCTGAGTTTCGCGCGTCCTTTCACTCTGGGCGGGCAGAATTTCAGTCTGGAAGGCCATATCGAATACATTGGCGGCCGCAGGAACCGGTTCGGCGACAATGTCGACGGCTGGCTGCTTGCGCAGCCTCAACTACGCTGGAGGGTGACTGAACGATTATGGATGGGAATCGAATATCAATACTGGATGAACAAGCTCGGCGACGGGGAGACCGACGAGAACACGGTCCTGGCCTTGCTGGTATGGCAGTTTTAG
- a CDS encoding formylglycine-generating enzyme family protein, whose amino-acid sequence MRLLFAVFGLAAGAIAADGVPEAPFRDCDGCPEMIVVPGGGFVMGAPGGEEGRPEGPPREVRVERDFALGRYEVTNAQFEAFVSATGYQVEKGCRGKFDGEWENHPESNWTDLMLGQESRPDHPVTCVSWLDARAYVDWLAEKSGQPYRLPTEAEWEYAARAGAVGDFTWGEDTEAACAYANVYDSSADPVHDFGWRAAECDDGFPTLAPVGMFKPNAFGLYDVAGNVWEWVEDCYVEPYTAELPTDGSALEVPPGQCERRSVRGGSWITRPDRQRLTFRGRDPEDIHYTFFGLRVARSLPD is encoded by the coding sequence TTGCGCCTTTTGTTCGCTGTGTTCGGCCTGGCGGCCGGGGCGATTGCTGCGGACGGCGTTCCGGAGGCGCCTTTTCGCGATTGCGACGGATGTCCGGAGATGATCGTGGTGCCGGGCGGCGGTTTCGTGATGGGAGCGCCCGGCGGCGAGGAGGGCCGTCCGGAGGGACCGCCGCGCGAGGTGCGCGTGGAACGCGATTTTGCGCTGGGCAGGTACGAAGTAACGAATGCCCAGTTCGAAGCCTTCGTCTCCGCGACCGGATACCAGGTCGAGAAAGGCTGTCGCGGCAAATTCGACGGCGAGTGGGAGAACCATCCGGAGTCGAACTGGACCGACCTGATGCTGGGACAGGAATCCCGGCCGGATCATCCCGTGACCTGCGTCAGTTGGCTGGATGCGCGCGCCTACGTGGATTGGCTTGCGGAGAAGAGCGGCCAGCCGTACCGCCTGCCCACCGAAGCGGAGTGGGAATACGCGGCAAGGGCGGGCGCCGTGGGCGACTTCACATGGGGCGAGGACACCGAAGCGGCCTGCGCTTATGCCAATGTGTATGACTCAAGCGCGGATCCCGTACACGATTTCGGCTGGCGGGCGGCCGAATGCGACGACGGATTCCCAACGCTTGCTCCAGTCGGCATGTTCAAGCCGAACGCTTTTGGCCTGTACGACGTCGCCGGCAACGTCTGGGAGTGGGTGGAGGACTGCTACGTCGAGCCCTATACGGCGGAGTTGCCGACCGACGGCTCGGCCCTTGAAGTTCCGCCGGGTCAGTGCGAACGGCGAAGCGTGCGCGGCGGCAGCTGGATTACGCGCCCGGACCGCCAGCGCCTCACCTTCCGGGGCCGCGACCCGGAGGACATCCACTACACCTTCTTCGGCCTGCGCGTCGCCCGCTCCCTGCCCGATTAG
- a CDS encoding formylglycine-generating enzyme family protein: MRGMNRYTTAMAVLIGLTFAASPAAAQDAQPESFRDCEQCPDMVVVPGGSFVMGSEEAVSERPMGPPHEVTIPRPFALGKFEITNRQYREFVEATGYEMSIGCRGNIDNEWKDDPEAHWTNLRLGQESDPEHPVACVSWLDARAYLEWLSEISGQDYRLPSEAEWEYAARAGAGDWYYWGEDPDQGCNHANMYDTSAHAVHSFIWPWIDCDDGHTTLAPVGSFQPNPFGLHDMVGNLWEWVEDCYEVLYPEDTPTDGSAYTLPPGQCDNRSVRGGSWLTNPDWQRTTFRGRDPEEVRYSFFGFRVARSLTE, translated from the coding sequence ATGCGCGGCATGAATCGATATACGACAGCAATGGCCGTGCTGATCGGCCTCACGTTCGCAGCGTCGCCCGCGGCCGCCCAGGATGCGCAACCCGAATCATTCCGCGATTGCGAGCAATGTCCGGACATGGTCGTGGTCCCGGGCGGCAGCTTTGTCATGGGAAGCGAGGAAGCCGTGAGCGAGCGCCCGATGGGCCCGCCGCACGAAGTGACCATTCCCCGGCCGTTCGCACTGGGCAAGTTCGAAATCACCAACCGGCAATACCGCGAGTTCGTGGAGGCGACCGGCTACGAGATGTCGATAGGTTGCCGCGGCAACATCGACAACGAGTGGAAGGACGACCCCGAAGCGCATTGGACCAATTTGCGGCTGGGGCAGGAGTCCGACCCCGAGCATCCGGTGGCCTGCGTGAGCTGGCTGGATGCCCGCGCCTATCTCGAATGGTTGTCGGAAATCAGCGGGCAGGACTATCGGTTGCCCAGCGAAGCGGAGTGGGAGTACGCGGCGCGCGCCGGCGCCGGTGACTGGTACTACTGGGGCGAAGATCCCGACCAGGGCTGCAATCACGCCAACATGTATGACACGAGCGCGCACGCCGTTCATAGCTTCATCTGGCCCTGGATCGACTGCGACGACGGCCATACGACCCTGGCGCCGGTCGGCAGCTTCCAGCCGAACCCATTCGGTCTGCATGACATGGTCGGCAATCTCTGGGAATGGGTAGAGGACTGTTATGAAGTGCTGTATCCGGAGGACACGCCCACGGACGGCTCGGCCTATACACTCCCGCCGGGCCAGTGCGACAACCGCAGCGTTCGCGGCGGCAGCTGGCTCACCAACCCCGACTGGCAGCGCACCACGTTTCGCGGTCGCGATCCCGAAGAGGTGCGCTACAGTTTCTTCGGCTTCCGCGTCGCCCGCTCCCTGACGGAATAG
- a CDS encoding c-type cytochrome, with amino-acid sequence MKIPGNTRLIAAGALCAVLLSGTATLSLADQDAPPGQDAAADATPDPRMLAQGKRLYILCQACHATEADPGDKIGPHLAGIVNRPVASAEGTVYSDALRSQDFVWSEENLDLWLQRPAEMVPGTSMSFVGLPGEELRRALIAYLNTL; translated from the coding sequence ATGAAGATTCCGGGAAATACGAGGCTTATCGCGGCAGGCGCGCTGTGCGCGGTCCTGCTCAGCGGAACCGCCACCCTGTCGCTTGCCGACCAGGATGCCCCGCCGGGACAGGACGCCGCGGCCGACGCAACTCCCGACCCCCGAATGCTGGCGCAGGGGAAACGGCTTTACATTCTCTGCCAGGCCTGCCACGCGACGGAGGCCGATCCGGGCGACAAGATCGGGCCGCACCTTGCCGGCATCGTCAATCGGCCGGTGGCAAGCGCGGAGGGTACCGTCTATTCCGACGCATTGCGGTCTCAGGATTTTGTCTGGAGCGAGGAAAACCTGGACCTGTGGCTGCAGCGGCCGGCGGAAATGGTTCCCGGCACGAGCATGAGCTTTGTGGGTCTTCCCGGAGAAGAACTCCGCCGGGCCCTGATCGCCTACCTGAACACGCTCTAG
- a CDS encoding FAD-dependent oxidoreductase: MSVRRRQVLKGALSLSALSLSYPFLKPAAGFAAEKTTAVVIGGGLSGLNCALLLSDFGIDVILLEGSDRIGGRAHTADGVETRPEYGASEVGRSYARAIDLCSRLDVELLPDIRSLLPMSNYVEGTWVKSGEWADSPVNRMADYERELPPLMVGMGLLSRLNPLQNLDDWLSPEFAAYDISMRELFLNNGVSEAALRLAAVPMDLRMTSSLGMMQERTRTLFDANFGRTQTQAADTPFGLAATREEGEETFPVRTIAGGTSRLPEAMAAALGDRVRLGKVVAGIDMSGSDAEIRCLDGSRYRADFVVSAMPFTTLRNISISPGFSGRQAEAVLTLGYRGTTRAWGVIEEPYWEDDGLEPSFFTDETIQTVVVLDKLPGEDTHRCSVIFTGPSAARIDQMPDDQALALIESEIARIRPSTKGKMRFVDLYGWRKNPLIQGCRHLFGPGQISRFAIEMIVPHHRLHFAGEHTRRMDFGMEAALESGERAAFEILQRA; encoded by the coding sequence ATGAGTGTGAGAAGAAGACAGGTCCTCAAGGGAGCGCTCTCTCTGTCGGCCCTTTCTCTTTCCTACCCGTTCCTGAAGCCCGCGGCAGGATTCGCCGCCGAAAAGACCACGGCCGTCGTGATCGGAGGCGGCCTGTCGGGACTCAACTGCGCGCTGCTGCTTTCGGATTTCGGCATCGACGTGATCCTGCTGGAAGGGTCGGACCGCATCGGCGGACGGGCCCATACGGCCGACGGCGTGGAGACGCGCCCGGAATACGGGGCCAGCGAGGTGGGCCGTTCGTATGCGCGGGCCATCGACCTGTGCTCCCGGCTGGACGTCGAGCTTCTCCCGGACATCCGCAGCCTGCTGCCCATGTCCAATTACGTGGAGGGAACCTGGGTGAAGTCCGGGGAGTGGGCCGATTCGCCGGTCAACAGAATGGCCGACTACGAGCGCGAACTGCCGCCGCTCATGGTGGGCATGGGCCTGTTGTCGAGGTTGAATCCACTGCAAAACCTCGACGACTGGCTATCTCCGGAATTCGCCGCCTACGACATCTCGATGCGCGAACTGTTCCTGAACAACGGCGTCTCGGAGGCGGCCCTGCGGCTGGCGGCAGTCCCCATGGACCTGCGCATGACCTCCAGCCTCGGCATGATGCAGGAGCGAACGCGGACCCTGTTCGACGCGAATTTCGGCAGGACGCAGACCCAGGCCGCGGACACGCCGTTCGGGCTGGCGGCCACGCGCGAGGAAGGAGAGGAAACCTTCCCGGTGCGGACGATCGCGGGCGGCACGTCGAGACTGCCGGAAGCGATGGCCGCCGCGCTGGGCGACCGGGTCCGGCTGGGCAAGGTGGTCGCGGGAATCGACATGTCCGGGTCGGACGCTGAAATCCGCTGCCTGGACGGCAGCCGCTACCGGGCCGATTTCGTGGTTTCCGCCATGCCGTTCACGACCTTGCGCAATATTTCGATTTCGCCGGGATTTTCGGGTCGCCAGGCCGAGGCGGTGCTGACGCTGGGCTACCGCGGCACAACGCGCGCCTGGGGGGTCATAGAGGAACCGTACTGGGAAGACGACGGGCTGGAACCGTCGTTCTTCACCGACGAAACCATTCAGACGGTGGTGGTGCTGGACAAGCTGCCCGGAGAGGACACGCACCGGTGTTCGGTGATTTTCACCGGCCCGTCCGCGGCGCGGATCGACCAGATGCCCGACGACCAGGCCCTCGCCCTGATCGAATCGGAAATCGCCCGGATCCGTCCTTCGACGAAGGGCAAGATGCGCTTCGTGGACCTGTACGGCTGGCGCAAGAACCCCCTGATTCAGGGGTGCCGCCACCTGTTCGGTCCGGGCCAGATTTCCAGGTTCGCCATAGAAATGATCGTGCCGCACCACCGCCTGCACTTCGCGGGAGAACACACCCGGCGAATGGACTTCGGGATGGAGGCGGCGCTGGAAAGCGGCGAGCGGGCCGCATTCGAAATCCTTCAGCGCGCATGA
- a CDS encoding formylglycine-generating enzyme family protein, with amino-acid sequence MDGNRISILDEQARRRGDRREHGPGLAGMAVLAAAPVLLAALAGLSAQAAESEAPRIFQECDVCPVMVEVPPGDFVMGAEGGEEGRPDGPPHQVSIPRAFAIGRFEVTNREFAAFVADTGYETEPPCAVRVGDEWLLHQEAVWTDLKTGQAWEPDHPVACVNWLDARAYVAWLAETSGQSYRLPSEAEWEYAARGGASGDFPWGSEPDEACGQANVYDSSAQAMHGYSWQPALCDDGFPMLAPVGRLQPNGFGLHDVAGNLWEWVEDCYVAPYPADIPTDGSAYGPPPGQCDRRSVRGGSWTSRISRQRLAFRGRDPEDLRYSIFGFRVARSLD; translated from the coding sequence ATGGATGGGAATCGAATATCAATACTGGATGAACAAGCTCGGCGACGGGGAGACCGACGAGAACACGGTCCTGGCCTTGCTGGTATGGCAGTTTTAGCCGCGGCGCCGGTCCTGCTGGCGGCGCTGGCCGGTCTTTCGGCGCAGGCCGCGGAGTCCGAAGCGCCGAGGATTTTTCAGGAATGCGACGTCTGTCCCGTGATGGTCGAAGTGCCGCCGGGGGACTTCGTCATGGGTGCGGAGGGCGGCGAGGAAGGACGCCCGGACGGTCCGCCTCACCAGGTCAGCATCCCAAGAGCCTTCGCGATCGGACGGTTTGAAGTCACCAACCGGGAATTCGCCGCGTTCGTGGCCGACACCGGCTACGAAACCGAACCGCCCTGCGCGGTGCGGGTCGGCGACGAGTGGCTGCTGCATCAAGAAGCCGTCTGGACCGATCTCAAGACCGGCCAGGCATGGGAACCGGATCACCCGGTGGCCTGCGTCAACTGGCTGGACGCACGCGCCTATGTCGCGTGGCTGGCGGAGACGAGCGGCCAGTCGTACCGGCTGCCCAGCGAGGCGGAGTGGGAATATGCCGCGCGCGGCGGCGCGAGCGGCGATTTTCCCTGGGGGTCGGAGCCGGACGAGGCCTGCGGCCAGGCCAATGTGTACGACTCGAGCGCGCAAGCCATGCACGGCTACAGTTGGCAGCCCGCGCTTTGCGATGACGGTTTTCCGATGCTGGCTCCAGTCGGACGCCTGCAACCGAACGGGTTCGGCCTGCACGACGTGGCCGGCAATCTCTGGGAATGGGTGGAGGACTGCTACGTGGCGCCGTATCCGGCCGACATTCCCACGGACGGAAGCGCATACGGCCCGCCGCCCGGCCAGTGCGATCGGCGCAGCGTTCGCGGCGGCAGCTGGACTTCGCGGATCAGCCGCCAGCGGCTTGCGTTCCGCGGCCGCGATCCCGAGGACCTGCGCTACTCGATCTTCGGCTTCCGCGTCGCTCGCTCCCTCGACTGA
- the lnt gene encoding apolipoprotein N-acyltransferase → MGCRAGRVPMRGTRARRPYGRPPARQPQRDTSRRFSSTCAKAPLFPGRNPAPRFEHSTRPAMNRTIPTGALAGLLWAAAFCFYPEWTLVRWFIGMAGLTLLLSLWSGERAAGSPRAAAAGSFAFGLCAFSAACYWIYHSVRIVSGGPVALAVALVVLLAAVMGCWYALGGYWAARMQPKKSWVALLVVLPCVLVLTEWLRGWVFTGFPWLSAGYLTAPVFAGRIPSMPASLGGMYLVGLTTALLAGACLLVWRSAPGLMLRGLGLVLLLGGAAGLGQISLPESDGPSRGQLHARLVQGGIPQERKWLEEEFLPTLTRYELLSFGQPMPSATPEPALIVWPEVAVPQTQDFVRDYLDEMDRLLRARRIALALGILTETDAGRFNSLIVLGNGQGTYHKHHLVPFGEFFPVPDAIRDWLLSMNLPASDLVPGPAGQAPLTAGEAVCGVSICYEAAFGSEQRRWTPAAEVLINVSNDGWFGDTVALEQHLDMARVRAMETGRYLLRVTGTGITAAVDPRGRIIDRLPKYEPGFLDVKVARLEGATPYVRYGEWPVVVLCILLGIALPAAVRIRRAGRA, encoded by the coding sequence ATGGGCTGTAGGGCTGGCCGGGTCCCGATGCGTGGTACAAGGGCTCGACGACCGTATGGACGGCCACCAGCACGGCAACCGCAAAGAGATACAAGCCGCAGATTTTCTTCAACATGTGCGAAAGCCCCCTTATTCCCGGGAAGAAATCCCGCTCCGCGCTTCGAGCATAGCACGCGGCCGGCCATGAACAGGACGATCCCCACGGGCGCGCTGGCCGGACTGTTGTGGGCCGCGGCGTTCTGTTTCTACCCGGAGTGGACGCTGGTCCGCTGGTTCATCGGCATGGCGGGACTGACCCTGCTCCTTTCGCTGTGGTCGGGCGAGCGGGCCGCCGGCAGTCCGAGGGCGGCCGCGGCCGGAAGCTTTGCCTTCGGCCTGTGCGCCTTCTCGGCCGCCTGCTACTGGATCTATCACAGCGTGCGCATCGTCAGCGGGGGGCCGGTGGCGCTGGCCGTCGCGCTGGTCGTCCTGCTGGCGGCCGTGATGGGCTGCTGGTACGCGCTGGGCGGCTACTGGGCGGCGCGCATGCAACCGAAAAAGTCCTGGGTGGCGCTGCTTGTCGTGCTGCCCTGCGTCCTGGTACTGACCGAATGGCTCAGGGGCTGGGTTTTTACCGGATTCCCCTGGCTGAGCGCCGGATACCTCACCGCCCCCGTGTTTGCCGGCCGGATTCCGTCAATGCCGGCGTCCCTGGGCGGCATGTACCTGGTGGGACTGACGACGGCGTTGCTGGCCGGCGCATGCCTGCTTGTCTGGCGCAGCGCTCCCGGCCTCATGCTCCGGGGATTGGGCCTGGTCCTGCTGCTTGGCGGCGCCGCGGGGCTGGGGCAGATTTCGCTTCCGGAAAGCGATGGCCCGTCGCGCGGCCAACTGCACGCAAGGCTCGTGCAGGGCGGCATTCCCCAGGAGCGGAAGTGGCTGGAAGAGGAGTTCCTGCCGACGCTTACCCGCTACGAACTGCTGAGCTTCGGGCAGCCGATGCCGAGCGCCACTCCGGAGCCCGCGCTGATCGTCTGGCCGGAGGTCGCGGTCCCCCAGACGCAGGATTTCGTCCGCGATTATCTCGACGAAATGGACCGCCTGTTGCGCGCCCGACGGATCGCCCTGGCGCTTGGAATTCTCACCGAAACCGACGCCGGCCGATTCAATTCGCTGATCGTGCTGGGCAACGGCCAGGGGACCTATCACAAGCACCACCTGGTGCCCTTCGGGGAGTTCTTCCCCGTGCCCGATGCGATAAGGGACTGGCTGCTGAGCATGAACCTTCCCGCCAGCGACCTCGTTCCCGGGCCGGCCGGACAGGCGCCGCTCACGGCCGGTGAGGCAGTCTGCGGCGTGAGCATCTGCTACGAGGCGGCGTTCGGTTCGGAGCAGCGAAGATGGACGCCGGCGGCGGAAGTTCTCATCAACGTCAGCAATGACGGCTGGTTCGGCGACACCGTAGCGCTGGAGCAGCATCTGGACATGGCGCGCGTGCGCGCGATGGAAACCGGCCGCTACCTGCTGCGCGTGACCGGCACCGGCATTACCGCGGCGGTGGACCCCCGCGGCCGAATCATCGACCGGCTGCCCAAGTACGAACCCGGTTTCCTGGACGTGAAGGTGGCGCGGCTGGAGGGCGCTACGCCCTACGTGCGTTACGGAGAATGGCCCGTGGTCGTCCTGTGCATCTTGCTCGGAATCGCGCTTCCGGCAGCAGTTAGAATCCGCAGGGCCGGCCGGGCTTGA
- the ybeY gene encoding rRNA maturation RNase YbeY — MIQVAIQDASDLVPEAELSGAGIRELVRSSLTRFTREGAVTVRLVEEAESRELNRRWRGVDRPTNVLAFPSDRELGEIGDIVICMPLVRSESGGRGSTPAAHLAHLVVHGSLHLAGLDHHDPKQARAMESLESELLTQAGWPDPWAEERE; from the coding sequence GTGATTCAGGTTGCGATCCAGGACGCCTCGGACCTTGTTCCGGAAGCGGAGTTGTCCGGCGCGGGGATACGGGAGCTGGTGCGGAGCAGCCTGACGCGCTTCACGCGCGAGGGCGCGGTGACCGTTCGGCTGGTCGAGGAAGCCGAGAGCCGCGAACTGAACCGGAGGTGGCGCGGCGTCGACCGGCCCACCAACGTGCTGGCCTTTCCGTCGGACCGCGAACTGGGAGAAATCGGCGACATCGTGATCTGCATGCCGCTTGTGCGCTCGGAATCCGGCGGTCGCGGCTCCACGCCGGCCGCGCACCTGGCCCACCTCGTTGTGCACGGATCGCTGCACCTGGCGGGGCTTGACCACCACGATCCGAAGCAGGCCCGTGCGATGGAGTCGCTCGAATCGGAACTGCTGACGCAGGCCGGATGGCCGGATCCGTGGGCGGAGGAGCGCGAGTGA